A region of the Clostridium estertheticum subsp. estertheticum genome:
CCCCAATCAAGAAATCATATACTCCAATCCATAAAAATTCTAAAAAAAAGAGGTGCAACAGTTATCTATTCCACGCATTACATGGAAGAAGTCGAAGAAATTTGTGATTGGATAATTATTATGGACAATGGAAAAATTATTGCACAAGGTACAAAAGAAGAATTAAAGCAGAAAGTGAATGATGAAATTACCTATTCCTTTTGCGTGGATAATTTAAATAAATTAAGCACTAAGGAGTTTTATTTAATTGATGGCGTAACAAAAGTTAAAATATCACAAAATATTGTTGAAGTAACTATAGAAAACTCTAAGGACAATATCAATGAAATCATATCAGTTATAACATTAAAGGGCTGTAAAATTGAAAGTCTAAACAGTAAAAAAGCATCTTTAGAAACTGTATTCTTAGAGTTAACTGGAAGGAATTTACGAGATTAGAGGGGAGAAATATGAACTTTATAAAAATGGTGAAATTTGATTTTATGAATATTATTAGAAATCCAATGCTGTTAATTGTAAATACAATATTTCCATTAATACTTATAGGTGTCATGGGTTTTGTAATGAGCAATGTTTGGGGTAAAGGAAGTATGAGTATCTATGATTATTATGGCATAAAGATGATGATTCTTACAGCGCTATTTATTGCAATGACGGCTACTAATACGTTTATGGAGGAAAAGGTCAAAAGTGGAAACAGTCGCATCATATATGCACCAGTTTCAAAAACATCAATATATTTATCAAAATTGATATCCACTTATATTTTGGGTACAATTTCATACAGTGTTTTAATCCTTATAGGACAATATTTATTGCACATTAACTTTGGTGGGAATAATATTATTTATATTATGGTGTTAATCAATATACTAGCTTTATTTGGCTGTAGTTTAGGTACCATGTTTTGCTGCCTTTTCAAAAGCGAAGAAGGCGCAAATAGTATTATGCAAATTCCATTAACATTATTTATATTTTTCGGAGGAATAATTTTTGGAGTACATAGACTTGGAAATGTGGTGGCTGAAATATCAAATTTATCTCCAATCAAGTGGGTTAATGAATGTGCTATTCGCATAATCTATGATAATGATTTTAGTATTTATCTACCAGTACTGGCATTTCTGCTAATTGCTTCTATTGTCTGTATCATAATATGTCAAATCACCTTTAAACCGGAGGAATATGTATAATGAATATAATTAATCTATTTAAAAATAAATTAGACAGAATCTTATCCAAGAAATCAATAATTATATTTGCAGTGGTAGTTATACCTATTATGATTGGAATTGCTGTAATATTTTCAACCAAAGCACCGTCAAAAGAAACCATTGCTTTTCTTTCTAACAATGTGCAAAATACTCCAGTAGATAGTAGATATGATGTTCAAGTAGTCCATAAAAAACCAACTACGGCTGATCTTGTTTTAGGTAAATATGTTGCTATTGTGGAAGAAAAAAATAGTGGGAATTATGAGGTAACAACTTTAAAAAGTGAAGAGGATAAAAAAATAATAGAAAATTTTTTCAAGTCCGGCAAAATAGCAAAAGATTATAAAGGTGAAGATGAAATAAGAGCACTGTTGGCATAGCTACAATGTTAATGTAACTCAATTGTGTTATATTAACAAAACTACTTTGCCCAATTATCCAAAAATTTAATTGTATCATTCCATTCCTCAATATTTGCTTTTGCCCAACCGTCTATGTCAACTCGAATTCCAAACAAGTAATTTCTTCACCTTTATACATCCATGAAGAATTATGTGCAGGAAGTCCACCCTTTTTCATCTTCTCATATGAATAGCAGCTTGGCATACTAGCAATAACACAATTAATATCCTTAAATATAGATGCTGCCAAAAGAGCCCTCTCTCCCCCCTTAAACCTTCCTACATAGCTGTTTTGTCTTATTAAAATCTTCAAATATACTATTCATCATATGCAGCTAATGCAATAGGTAGTGCTTGGATAACTATATTACCAACAGCAGGTAATCCAACTAAAATGCTACTTATAATTTCCTCCCTTGAAGCTCCTAACTTTTTGGCCTGTTTTACATGAAATGTTATACCGCCTTCAAGTCGAGCAGCTGCTAATACAGCTAAATAAGCAAGTGCTTCTGTCTTCTTATCAAGTTTACACGAAGTATCCAATTTTTCAATAAATTCACCCCATGCCTTTTGTTGTTCTGGTGCTTCTTTAGAAAATGCCATAAATGCATTACTTATGCTCATAATATATCCTCCTCAATTTATAATGTTTTACAAAACACAGTCTGTCCCCTTTCATTCACACTATTATACCATTTATTACAATTAAGCTCTATATTTACAAACAACTTATGTCAGCTATAAATATTTATATTTATTCAATGAAAGACAAGGCTGAAAAATTAAAATATGTGGTGCAGGATTATATATGAGGCTTAAAAATATATAATATTGTAGCTAAAAGTAACCTTTTATGTGTTCAATTAATATAATAATAGTGAATGAAAATTTTCAAGGAGGATTTACTATGTTATCTAGTACTGAATTCATACGACAATCGCTGGAAATACATCTTTTTTTTGCAAGGATTATGAAGGAACACTCATTCTTTTTAGAAGTTGGGTTTACACCAAAAGACTCAATTTATATTAAGCAGGCAAATAACTTTAGAATAGAGTTTGACAGACTTTTAGCAGATACTATATCACTTTCTAACGGTGCTGTTAGCCCCAGTGTATTACAGTCTGGTGAAGTAATAACACCTTTTACACTAAAAGCTGAGATGGCTTCAGCATATTTTACAGGAGTGAATATTCCATTTAATTTAACAAAATCAGAAGCTGGTTTAATGGGCAGTAATGCATCAATGCTAGGCAATCCTATAATTGAACAAAGAGTATGTACACTTA
Encoded here:
- a CDS encoding ABC transporter permease yields the protein MNFIKMVKFDFMNIIRNPMLLIVNTIFPLILIGVMGFVMSNVWGKGSMSIYDYYGIKMMILTALFIAMTATNTFMEEKVKSGNSRIIYAPVSKTSIYLSKLISTYILGTISYSVLILIGQYLLHINFGGNNIIYIMVLINILALFGCSLGTMFCCLFKSEEGANSIMQIPLTLFIFFGGIIFGVHRLGNVVAEISNLSPIKWVNECAIRIIYDNDFSIYLPVLAFLLIASIVCIIICQITFKPEEYV
- a CDS encoding carboxymuconolactone decarboxylase family protein; the protein is MSISNAFMAFSKEAPEQQKAWGEFIEKLDTSCKLDKKTEALAYLAVLAAARLEGGITFHVKQAKKLGASREEIISSILVGLPAVGNIVIQALPIALAAYDE